Genomic segment of Burkholderiales bacterium:
TGAAATATGGAACGATCCTCGCTTCGATCGGCCCAGGGCTTCGGTACAATGTGGCTCCTTTTCAAGTCGACAATAACCTGAGGCTTCAGCTCTTGGGGCGTGTAGGTTATTTTTACGACCGCAGGACGGGGGACACGTCGCCAGACTATAAACTGCCACCCGACACGATGCTCTTCGGCGCAAAATTTCGGGCGCGCTATGACGGGATGCGCCGCAATCTTTTGGAACTACCGCATACCGGATTCGCAGGCGGATTGGACATAGATTATACAGACCGCAATCATTGGTCCGATTCTGGAATTCCCGGTGTTGGAGAGAGGACCCAGGATCAAGCCCAGCGGTATGCCATGGGTTCCGCGTATATCGTGGGTGTTACCGGCATTCCGGGACTTTCTGAGAAAAACCGGGTTCTCGCCAGCTTTCACGGCGGCGGGATGGATAAGCATAGCACCGACCGATTTAATGCCTTTACGATCGGCGGCGGACCGCTTCCCTCTGAATCCGACGACCTGTACCGCCCTGACTACCCCGGCACCATGTTCAACGACATATATGTGTCGGACTATGCCTTAACAGCAGTGGAATACCGGCGTGAGCTTACGTTTTTCATGTATCTGCATTTGCGCGGCTCGTTCATTTGGGCACATCAGGCTGAGGTCTCGAACACCGGTCAGGTTGTCTTTGCGGCCGACCGTGGTCAAGCGGCGACCGTCGGGTTGGATAGTGGATTTTTCTGGAATTCGGAGGTGTATCTGGACTTTTCGCATGATACCGGTTTCATCAGATTTGGCAAACCTGGGAACTCAATCACCTTTACCTGGAACAAATCTCTTTGAGGGCAGCAAAACCGGAACGACCAGTTTGTTGGCCTTCAAGGCCATAGACCTGTCAAATTAAACTCGTCACAAGCTGCAGCAATCAGCGATTCATCATGGGGACGACTTGGTTCTGAAGCCACGCTGGTTGCGTCGTGTGGAATGAATGCCCTGGCACCCTCGGCGTATTTATAAATCGCGTGGGCCGGACGCGCGGCCGTCGCGGATAATGCCGAATGAAATACCCCGGCGCGTAATAATAGCCTGGATAAAGGTACTCACTCTCGACCGGAGTTGCCGCGGGCTCCGCTGCATACTCGCCGACGTAGCGCTCGGATTCAACTTGGCTTTCCAGTTGGTCCACCTTTTGTCGCAGATAGCCGACTTCGGATTTTACCTTTAACATCTCGAGCTCCTGCGGCGTGCCGGTCTCAATGACCGACAATCGTGTGGAATTCAGATCTAATTCCTTTGCTTTGCCGTTGGCGGGAGCCTGGTTGGTATAGTTGACGACACCGTTTTCATCGACCCACTTGTAGATCTGGGACGATGCTGGCGCCGCGACAAGCGCCGCTAGCAACACAAAACCTAAATTTAGTAATCTGGCCATATCGTTTTAAAAAGCGCAGGCAATTAATCTACACCCATATGATGGATGCGGACAAAATTATTTGTAACACAGCATTACAGTTCGAGCCCGATCTTCAAAATTCAATGGCTTGAAGAGATGTATCGAAGCTTTGACATTTAGTCACTCCGAGCGTTTCTTCTCGGTCTCAAGTTTTAATTCTGCTTTTTCCAGCTCGAGTCGGGATTGAACGCGGTCATTTTGCCGGCAATTGACGCAGTGTTCTTGCCCAGGTCTTTCTCGTAAACCACACCGTCCTGATTGACGATGAAACTCATAATGCCGGACGCGCGATAACGCGCCGGGTAAGCCAGCAGGCCAAAACCAGCCAGCATTTCGCCGTCGACGAGATAATCACGTGCTCCACCCGGCGCGTCCTGTCCCTGTCTGGTGAGTATCTTGTAATAGTAGCCGTGGTAGGGTGCATGGGCCGCGAACGAGGTGCGTCCGTAGCCCTCATTCGCGGCCGCCGCAAGCAGCGGCCCGAGCGGGCTTTTCTGTTCGTCGCCCGCTGTTTCCCAATAAAGCCCGTCGCGCTTGCCCGGCGTGCTTACCAGCCTACCCGCATACTTCGGAACGCCCGCGCCTTCCGGGTCTTGCGCCGAGTAATCGCGTTCGGCATCAACGATCGCAAGGCAGACCTGTACTGCCGCCAGTTCATTGCGCCCAATGCGGCGGTTCAGAATTTCCCGTTCGCCCTGTTTGGCGTCGAAGTGCCAGGCGCCATTGGATTTCACCAGCGGGATAGGCATCGGCCACTCGTCTTTGCCCACTACGAGCACCGCGTTAGCCTCGCCGTGAAGCTCGATTCTGTTGGCGGTCTCATAGGCGGTGACAAACTTTTCTCGATTTTGCTGGTCCTGGACAGGATCGCCTGAACTAATGAGTTTGCCGCTATGGGGACCCAACACTTCGCGTAGTGAGCGCTGATCGTTTGCTTCGACTGCGCTGACCAAGGCGGACACCGCTTCTTCGGGAGAGGCAAAGTTTTTCTGCGGTACTCCAGCGGCTATTGCAACGGGTGCCAGCTTGAGAAGCGTCAAACCACAAATCAATCCACACCACAACCAAAGACCGAGCGCCCACCAATTTTTTTTATTCCAGATTCTCATAATCGCCTCAACGCGGTTTATATGAAAGGTCTCGAATAGTCGGATTTTTCTAGCGACGGATTGTTCCGCCACCGCCCGGGCTGCCGGCCGGATGCGGCGCAACTACGTTGCCTTGCGGATGCCCCGCCGGAACATGACCTGGCGAAGGTGCCCCCGGAATACTGGGCCTCGGGGCCGCGGGCTGAAAGCTCTCACGACCGCGGGCGCTGTAATTGCGCACCCGCGCCCCATCGCCAATGTCCTGAAATGCGTTGGGCCGCTGCGTGATTGGCGCACCGCGATGCGCAGGAATGCGATGCGTTTCCATGCGGCTGGTAGAGGGCAGCGGCGCGTTCGAGCGTCCGGGCACCGTGGTTGCCTGCCTGGGAGCAGTGCTGCCGACAATGGATCTGGTATTGCCATGTTGTTCCAGTGACTGGTTGGGCGATATTGCACCGCCTCCGCGCGGGTTTTGCTGCACAATATGCCCTGGGGACCCCTGTGAGGGCGACGCATAGCCGCGGAATTCTCGGCGCGTATCAGGTGCCTGGCTCGTGTGGCCGAATTCTTGGCGCAACGCGATACTCCTGTAAGGAACGCCGCGGCGGTGGATCGGATCGTGTTTCCACGCGACACCCGCGTTCGTAGAATTGACAACGCGATAGATGCTCATTTGCCTGCTAACATAGGTGTTGTAATTAAAGTAGGAGTTGTTCACTCGCGTGACATTGATACTGCGGGCGTGCCAGTTGCAGGCGCCGAAAAAGAAATGCGGCGGGACCCGAACCGGTAAGCCATAGAAGAAACCGACGGTAATTACCGGGCCGACATAATATCCTGGCCACGGCCCCCAATAGACCGGCGGATATGCAGGCCACCACCACGGCCCGTATATTAAAGTTGGATCGTAATATGGCACATAAACAGCGTAAGGATTCGCGGGCTCAATCGCGATGTCCTGCCCCTCAGGCTCCACGTCGATTTCATCCGAGGATTCCAGATTGCCTGCGTCATATGCGCGCCGCCGCAATTTCTGTATCGTGTCCATCACCTGCGCCTCTTGGGACAGGAAAGCATCGCCCAGCCTTTCCATCCAATTGAGTTTCTCGTCCATCATCTGGATGATCTGCGGAAACGCGACAAGTGATTTGACACTCGGATCCCAATCATTCTGTGCTACTGCATTCACAGCCTGCTCGCCCTTAAGATTGGGATTTGCCCTAGACCAGCGCGCGGCCTCTACGATTTCCAGCGGATACGTCGCCGCCATCAAAATCTGCGAGAGCAGCGCATCCGGATAAAGCGCGATCGGTGCCAGCATTTGATCAAGATCCTGTTGCGAGAACACGGGCTGGACTGCTTCCGGCATTGGAGGCGCAGCGCTGCCCTCCGGCGGGGAAGTTTGCGCGGGCGCCATCGATGTCCAGAAAAGCGCAATCGAGAGGCAATAAATCCTCAGTTTAACCGCTGTTCTCATCCTCATGCTTTAGAGCGGATCGCGCATAGCCCGTTCTGAAAGTCCGTTAGTCGGCCCTATCCACGGAGAGCGCGATCGTCATTGTGACTATACGCCCCTTGTTCCCACTTTTTGCAAAACGATGCGGAAGTGCGATTGGTTGACTGCATAAGGACACCAAGTAAGGAATTCCAACGGGGCCTAATGCAAACTTTCGTTGGGGCATCACTCTGGCGGTTCGATTACGCACTGTGTTTAGATATAACGACCTTTAGTGACGTATTTGTGGCAACGTTACTCTTTTTGATACGGTGCGGCCGTGCTATATAGCAAGTCGGCGGTTCAGTAAGACTCTGGTGTTGCGGAGGACACCCGCGTGGATCCACTTTTGAAAGGAATCATTGTCGGTTTTTCAATTGCCGCACCGCTTGGTCCAATCGGTGTGCTTTGCGTTCGCCGATCGCTCACGAACGGACCTTTTATGGGGCTATTAACCGGGCTTGGAGCCGCAACTGCCGATGCCGCGTATGGTTTCATCGCTGCTTTTGGTGTTACGGCGGTATCTATCTTTCTGCTCGACAAAAAGCTCTGGCTTTCAATGATAGGTGGAGTGTTCCTCTGCTACCTGGGAATAGCGACTTTCCGCCGCTTACCTGCAAACGACCCAGCATCCATATCGGGCGCGTCGCGCCTCGCGGCCTATGCGTCGACTTTCCTGCTTACACTCTCAAATCCCACAACAATATTGTCGTTTATCGCAATTTTCGCAGCATTCGGCCTGGGCGCATACGCAAGCTACTCGGCAGCGAGCGCAATGGTACTCGGAGTGTTTTTGGGCTCGGCCTTATGGTGGATCATTTTGAGTAGTTCGGTCGGTTTGCTCCGTACGCGTTTAAGCCGCACCTGGATGGCGTGGATAAACCGGATATCCGGCGCAATGATTCTGGCTTTTGGGTTACTCGCGTTAGGCAAAGCAACCGTGTCATGGCTGCAATAAATCGGTCAACACGTCGCTGCGCTCAACTGCCATCGCCTGCGTATTGGTTGTAAGATATCGCGCAGACGATTTTCAGAAAATCAAAGAACTGCGGTCTTTCTCCGGCGCGACGATCATGACAGCTACCATCGTAATTGTTTTCACCGTTGTGTACTTGGGCATGATTCTCGGCGGATTGCCGTTTCTGCAACTCGACCGGGCAGGCGTCGCCTTACTCGGCGCTATTGCCCTGGTTAGTTTCAATGCGCTTAATTTGGACGAGGCGGCCGGAGCGATTCATCTGCCGACTTTAATCCTGCTATTTGCTTTCATGGTCATTTCGGCGCAGATGCGTCTCGGCGGCTTCTACGACTGGGTGACGCTTCGGCTGGCAGCATTGCCGCTTAAGCCAGCATGGCTGCTTGGCGCAGTGATGTTTGTAATTGCCGGATTGTCAGCGGTGTTCAGCAACGATATCACCTGCCTTGCGATCAGCCCGGTGTTGATTGACGCCTGCCGCAAACGCCAACTTGATCCTGTACCCTTCCTGTTGGGGCTCGCTTGCTCAGCAAACATTGGCTCGGCAGCAACGTTGATCGGCAATCCGCAGAATATCCTGATTGGCCAAACTCTAGGACTATCTTTTGCCGGTTATTCCGCCCAGGCCATCCCGCCGGTGCTGCTTGGTCTTGCAGTATCCTGGGCGTTTATTGCGTGGCAGACGCACGGACGCTGGGTCTTGAGTGACAGGGCGGTTCTCGCGCCTGTCGCAAGCGAGCAACGCGTGGAGCAAGTACCGCTGGATCGGTGGCAAACGACCAAGGGGCTTTTTGTGGCTGGCGCACTGCTGATTGCATTTCTATTTACGCCATGGCCCAGAGAACACGTAGCGCTCGCAGGTGCAGGAATATTGCTTATGAGCCGCAAGCTTCATTCCAGGAAGATGCTTGGCTTAGTTGACTGGCAACTCCTGATCCTGTTCATAGGTTTGTTTGTGGTGATTCATGCGCTAGAGCAAACCAGGCTGTTACCGAGTGTAATTGCTGATCTTGCTGCTTCGGGCGTGCACTTGGATCAGCCCGGGGGGTTGTTTGCGGCGGCTTTTGTTCTTTCCAATGTTGTCTCCAATGTCCCCGCAGTCATGCTGTTGCTGCCGGTAGCTCAGCATCCCGATGCCGGTCCGCTGCTTGCGCTTGTTAGTACGTTGTCCGGTAATTTGCTTGTCTTTGGAAGCATCGCCAACATTATCGTGCTCGATGCCGCCGTACGGAAAGATATACACATCAGTTGGTCTCGTCACGCACAGACAGGGATTCCGGTGACGCTGGCGACACTGGTTATTACCGGAGCTTTTTTTTGGCTACTCATTGACGCGTGAGTTCACAAGAAAAGCGAGTTCATTTGGAATCAACCGCTAATAAACCCGCGGCTTGAGCCAATATAGCCTGATTCCTCAAGCCTGCAGGTTCCAAGTCTCTTTGAGCAGGTCGAGGAGCGCGCGGATTACCGGATCGTCGTTGCGGTCTTGGAGATGAATGAACCAAAGCGTCGTGGGCATCCGTGCATCTTTCCAGAGACACATCTCGCCGCCAGCCGTTTTATCCAACGCGAGGTCCTCGCGAATCAGCGCAAGGCCGACGCCGGATATCACAAGCGAGCTGATAACATCCTCCTGATCGGCCTCGACAATCCGAGTCGGCTCGACTCCGTGCTTGCGCAGAAGCGCATAAACCAACTGATGGTGCGTGCTTATCGCGGGCGGGATAATCCACGGCTGCTCGGCAATTTCCTTCCAGCCGGCATCCTTGACGCGTTCACGCCATTCAGCCGGAGCAGCGATTCGATACGTGATTTCCCGCAATGGTAAACAGGCAATAGTTGGATGCGTGACCTCGCCGTAGTAAAAGCTTGCATCAAGAGTTCCGTCACGCACGTGCTCCAAGGCCGCGCCGGTAACATGCTGATGAAGCTCTAGCTCGAGCAGCGGGTAACGGGCCACCGCCGAACTCATGAACTCGCCTAAGCGAATAAATTCCGGATCACTCAACGTGCCAATGCTCACTTTGCCCGCCACCGCGCCCTTGAGCACCCGCGCTCCTTTTTGCAGGGCGTGAGCGGCGGCCAGAATTTTCTCCGCCTCTCCCAAAATCTGCTTTCCCACGGCAGTGAGCGCCATACCAGTTGAGGTGCGATCAAACAGTGTGAGTTCGAGCTCGTCCTCCAGCGCCTTGAGTTGCGAGCTGAGTGCGGGTTGACTGAGGTGCAGCTTTTCCGCCGCCCGGGTCAGTTGCCCGACTTCAGCGATGGCGACAAAGCTGCGCAATTGGTATAGCTCCATTACGTGCTCCTTTCGCCTCCCTCGACCGGCGTGACTATTTTAACGCAAATTGTTGCTGCGCAGCGACACATTACGATGGTATAAGCAGACACGAATATAAGTATTTAAATTTACTATTTGATATTCTGTCAAGCTGACCGTATTCTTGGTTGTGCAATGCAATATACCTGCGCAGTAATCCTCGAAATCGACGGAGGGAATTCATGAACCTTTACGAACATGGCTGGAAAATTAATGACCGATTCGAAAAGCGCTTCGAGCCACAGCAGACGGAAGATCTGCCGCTTGCCGTGGCAATCATGATCGGGGTGCAGTTATTGGTCGGGGTATTTCTCATCGTCGCCGCGATAGCGATGCATTAATGGCCATGTTCAGCATTCGTTTCGCGGTATTGATGTTTACTGACACACCATCGTTCACAATCTAATGGAGGGTAATATGGCTATACGTCTAAAACCCATGTTTACAGCAATAGTCGGGGCAACTGTTGTAGCTGTGGCGCTGTTGCTCACTCACGTTGCTTACGCAGACAAGCACCCCTTGGGCAATCATCCCGCTGTGATTGTTTACAAGAACTGGAATCGGTTGGCCTATACTGAAAGAACGGTGATCTATCCTCACCCAGCGGAGATTTGGTGGTATACGTACGATCCAAATACGACAAATCATCCGCATCATAAGAAAAGCGTCAATTGAACCTCGTACCGATAGTTTCGCTTAGATTTGTTTAAATCAGGAGATTAGCCACCCCTAATAACTTCCTCTGGCCAGACTCATATTCCTGCACGCTGGGCTAAAATGCGCTTTTAGCGAACTGCTTTACCCCGGAAGGGATATCATGGGTTCTGGAAACAAAGTTCGTTATTAATAAAAAGGGGGGCGAGTGACATTCTTCAATCTATATCGCCACAACTTTCTACGTGCGGCGGTGTGCGTTCCAGAAGTGCGCGTGGCGGATCCGGCTTTTAATGCGGCTCAGACAATCGAGCTCCTCACCCAGGCATCGGAGAAAAAAGTATGTCTCGCCCTGTTTCCGGAGCTCGGGCTAACCGCATATTCATGCGACGATTTGTTCCATCAACAAGCGCTGCTTGAAGCCGGAGAAAAAGCGCTCGCCCGGGTATTAGAATCTTCGCGCAATTTGCCAGTTATAGCAGTGCTTGGCTTACCGCTGCGCGTTCAAGGTGCACTTTTTAACTGCGCGGCGGTGACCTATAAGGGCCGGATTTTAGGGGTCGCTCCAAAATCTTACCTCCCCAACTACAGGGAGTTTTATGAGCTCCGACATTTTGCTCCAGGGGCTAGCGCGACCGCCGGCGGGATAGACATCTGCGGGCAAAGCGGCGTGCCATTCGGCACGCGGCTCCTTTTTAGGCCGCCGCAACAGCCTTTATTTACTCTGTTTGTCGAAATCTGCGAGGATCTCTGGACGCCGATACCGCCGTCATCGTTTGCCGCCCTCGCCGGCGCTACCGTACTCGCCAATCTATCAGCTTCCAACATCACCATCGGCAAGGACGAATATCGCACTCAGCTTGTGGCCAATCAATCCGGTCGCTGCGTCGCTGCTTACCTTTATTGTGCGGCCGGGTTCGGTGAGTCAACCACCGATCTTGCTTGGGACGGTCACGGGATGATCTATGAGAATGGTTCACGTCTGACCGAGACGCGCCGCTTTGCCTACCAGTCGCAGCTTGCCATGAGCGATATCGACCTCGACCGCATTGCCCAGGACCGCATGCGGCAGACGAGTTTCACACAGTCCGTCGATACGCACCGCGCCGCGATTTCAGATTTCCGCCTGGTTTCTTTTTCGTTAGATCTTCCCGATGAGCAAGAACTTTTCCTCGAACGCAATATCGCGCGTTTTCCTTATGTGCCTAGCGATCCCGCGACACGGGATTTGCGGTGTCAGGAAGTGTACGAAATTCAGGTGCAAGGACTCGTCAAGCGCCTGCGTTCAATCAGTGCAGAGCGTGTGGTGATCGGCGTTTCCGGAGGCCTTGATTCCACCCACGCCCTGATTGTATGTGCTCGCGCCATGGATATGATGCATCTGCCGCGAAGCAGGATTCTCGCATACACGATGCCGGGGTTCGCGACAAGCGAACGGACTCTGGCGCAGGCGCGGGAGCTTATGGCCGCGATCGGATGCGTCGCGACTGAAATTGATATCCGCCCAAGCTGCATGCAAATGCTGCGCGACATTGGGCACCCGTTTGCGGCGGGCAAACCGGTCTATGACACCACGTTTGAGAACGTTCAGGCCGGCGAGCGCAGCAGTCATCTGTTCCGCCTGGCCAACCTGCACCAAGCGCCCGTAGTTGGCACCAGCGACTTGTCCGAATTGGCTTTGGGCTGGTGCACCTACGGCGTGGGAGACCAAATGGCGCATTATCACGTTAATGCCAGTGTACCCAAGACGCTCATTCAGTTTCTAATCCGGCACATCGCGCGCACCGGCCAGATCGGGGCTACAGCCGGCCCCGTGCTCGAGCAAGTTCTTAGCACCGCGATCAGCCCCGAACTCTTGCCGGGTGACAGCGGTCTGCAACCGGGCCAGAAGAGCGAGGATATAGTGGGGCCTTACGAACTGCAGGATTTCAACCTTTACTATGTCCTGCGCTACGGCCTTGCTCCACCAAAGGTCGCGTTTATGGCCTATTGCGCCTGGCACGACCGCACGCGGGGAGACTGGCCTGAGGTCAGCCTGGCGTCGCGGCACGAATACGAAATTTCGGAAATCAAACGCTGGCTCGAGGTTTTTTTGCGCCGGTTTTTTGAAACAAGCCAGTACAAACGCAGCGCCATCGCCAATTCGCCGAAAGTAGGGTCCGGCGGATCGTTGTCTCCGCGCGGAGATTATCGTGCTCCAAGCGACGCCCAGGCACAGGCCTGGCTGTCACAACTGGACGCTATTCCCGACTCCGGCCCAAGATCTGCGAAAGCGCGTCGCGATTGAACCACTCGCCGTTTCGGGACGGCAACGGTAATCGTCTGCAAAACGCTGCCGGTTTGTCTGTATATTACTTTTGACCTGTCTTGATCCGGCTATCCTATTGAGCGAGCAATGACCCTCAACGCGCACATGGCGTGACGTCGATTAACGGCTTGAGCTACGTCTGCGGCGCAATAGTTATTCGGCAAAGCCTCAGGTATTTATATGTCAAAACGGTGTTAAAATGGTTTGCCGTCAAATTACTTTGACAAGGAGGTTTCCCATGAAAAAGAACGAGCCGATGCAAACAGGACGGATGCTTAGCTACGCAATGCTAGCCGGACTGGTCGGCGGGTTCGCCGAAATGCTCTGGACAGTACTTTATACGTCACTTACATCGGGTAGCAGCGTCGAGGTCGCCCGGGATGTTGCCGGGACCGTGTTTCGATCAGCGGCAGCATTGCCCGCGGCACCCGTGATAGGCATAGCGATCCATTTGGCGCTTTCCGTCGCACTTGCTGTCGTTTTTGTCAGATTCATCTGGGTTCCTTTCGCGATATCCCTTAGAGGCGGCGCGAGCCTATTCATTACGGTGACAACACTAATACTAGTCTGGGCAGTAAATTTCTTGATTGTCCTTCCGGTTGTCAATCCCTCCTTCGTCAAGGTGATGCCTTACGGGATTACGCTCATCTCGAAAGCCTTGTTCGGCGCGTCCATGGCCTGGAGTCTTCGGAAAAGTTTTGCGCCTCGTCATCCGTGATTCGGGTTGCACTGGCGTTGCTCAGTGATCAGCGTTCTGGTGTAGTGAAACCACATTCAAACATCAGCGATTTTTGACTCCACTTCTCTATCATCTCGCCGTTGCGCCTGTCGGTACCCAATTGATTTTACTGAGGCTCGGCGACGGCAACCCGGCATTCGGAGCAACGAATGCAATTGGCGCCGAAGCTTGACGCTTCGGGATTGAACCGTTGAAAGTCGTGGCGACCTAATATACATTGAGCGTATGATTGGCTTACGTCACGCTCACACAAAGGACAAGATATGCGCCGTCTGATTGCGTTCTTGCAATCGAAAATTCGATATTCCGGATTGCAATTCATTGCCATCAGCCTGCTCTTGGCGCCGCTGGTTACGGCGTATGCAGCTGGCGGGATGGAGACCGGAACGAATATGGCAGCGGCCGCGAGCTATGAGAAGCTTACCCGTGAGCAGCTACTGGGAATTCTGTCGCGCTCATCCGAATCTGCGCCGGCGAATCTGTACTCGAAAGATCTGACCGGGCTCGATCTTTCGGGAGTCGATTTCAAAGGGGCAAATCTCACGGCCTCGCTTATGAATTCCGCAAATCTGAGCAACGCAAATTTATCGCACTGCAATTTAACAGTAAGCTTCGCAGAAGGGGCAAATTTATCGCATGCCGATCTGCGAGATGCAAATATGTTTTCAATGCAGTTAAAAGGTTCTAATTTGTCGGGAGCAAATTTATCAGGAGCGCGATTTATCGGAGATTTGACCGGGGCCAATCTGCAAGGCGCCAATCTGAGCAAAATGGATGGCGGGGCGGATATGAAGAACCAGTCCATGGGGCTCATGCGGGCCTCAATTGTGAGCGCAAATCTTCAAGGAGCGAATCTCTCCGGGGCGAATTTTTCAAAGGCCGATTTCAGCTTTTCGTCCCTCGCCGGCGTCAACCTTTCGGGAGCAAACCTTTTCGATGCGAATCTCAGTGGTGCCGATTTCTCATCTGCCAACCTGAGCAATGCTAGTTTGCGCGAGGCAAAAATTTTTGACACTGACTTTACGGGCGCGAATTTAACCGGCGCGGATTTTGCTGGCGCCGAATTTCGCAACGTCAGGGGACTGGATAAAGCCCAGACCGAAAATGCTAAAGGACTTCCGCACTAGTTCGAGCGTTGCTGAAACATGGATTGCCTGGCCTGACGAGCTATGTTCAAGAAAGCACTGGCTTAAATGAAGGCGCTTATCCAGGCGGTGCTCCTCACAACCGTGCTTGCGCCGCTTGCGGCATATAGCGAGGACCAGCCCGGGCCGCAATCGCGCCCGATCCCGGATAAGCTCGCGCTGTTTCTCCAGCTGGAAAAAGTGGACGTCATTTCCGAGGGCGCCAAAGATGCAAGGAGCGAGTTGTATGTATTTTTTGATCCCAATTGCTACTACTGCCATCTAACATGGAAAGCGCTGCAGCCGTATGAAAATGTCGGGCTGCAAGTACGTTGGGTACCGGTCGCTTACCAGAAACCGAGCTCTGTAGGACGCGCGGCAGCCATCATGGAGGCGCGCGACAGAAAAACCGCGATGCGCGAAAACGAAAGCAACTATGACAGTGCACACTACGACGGCGGCATCAAGCCAATGGATAAGCCGCCGGTTCGGCTGACCGCGCAACTACAGGCAAATATCCGGCTCATGCAAGAGTTCGGCGCCCCCGGGACTCCCTTGCTCGTCTGGAAAGATAAAAATGGAAAGGTGCAGACGAAAATTGGTGTCCCGCGCTTGTCGCAGCTTCCGCAAATTACCGCGCTCCCGGAACAGAAAGTCACCGACCCGGAACTTGCGAATTTCCATTGACCGCAAATCGCGGCGCAATAGAACACATCATCTCGTTCTCTTGCGCCGGGCTTGAGGCGGTCCTGCAGTACTAACATCGAATGTTTCGCCTACCGTTTTACACGACAATGCATTGGGAGAGCGAATACTGAGACTTATCCTCGACATCCGGATTGTTCCGGGCGAGCAGCGCATGTGTAGTTGCAGCGGCAAGACGCATTTAGCCCGGTCACCCCAGCATTAGAAGGTGCTGCAACGCCAATCACCGCGCAACGGGCTGCGCATTGGAGCGAGCTTCGGGCCTTGCTATGCGTGATGAATTATTTCGTTCGCGCCGGTTCGGTGGGTTAA
This window contains:
- a CDS encoding pentapeptide repeat-containing protein, whose product is MRRLIAFLQSKIRYSGLQFIAISLLLAPLVTAYAAGGMETGTNMAAAASYEKLTREQLLGILSRSSESAPANLYSKDLTGLDLSGVDFKGANLTASLMNSANLSNANLSHCNLTVSFAEGANLSHADLRDANMFSMQLKGSNLSGANLSGARFIGDLTGANLQGANLSKMDGGADMKNQSMGLMRASIVSANLQGANLSGANFSKADFSFSSLAGVNLSGANLFDANLSGADFSSANLSNASLREAKIFDTDFTGANLTGADFAGAEFRNVRGLDKAQTENAKGLPH
- the dsbG gene encoding thiol:disulfide interchange protein DsbG, coding for MKALIQAVLLTTVLAPLAAYSEDQPGPQSRPIPDKLALFLQLEKVDVISEGAKDARSELYVFFDPNCYYCHLTWKALQPYENVGLQVRWVPVAYQKPSSVGRAAAIMEARDRKTAMRENESNYDSAHYDGGIKPMDKPPVRLTAQLQANIRLMQEFGAPGTPLLVWKDKNGKVQTKIGVPRLSQLPQITALPEQKVTDPELANFH